A genome region from Arthrobacter agilis includes the following:
- a CDS encoding extracellular solute-binding protein, with translation MNNRTWMSRSLAGTAVLMLGLTLAGCGGGGGDASSRPENELHLAVYGDASNKVEQAMVDKFNQTSDVKVVLDTIPGADYQTKLQTIIDTDSAPDIFFNWGGGSIANFVKADLLMPLDDLIEEDPQLKDAFLPSVFDTAVIDDKSYGIPMRGTQPVMLFNNSDVLKQAGIDAPPATWDDLLDDVEKLKAAGVTPIALGGADQWPTQMWFQYVFDRVAGEGLFQSALDGDTDVWDSEESREALGKLRELIDAGAFGTNFDSVKFTDGGSPTLLSSGRAGFELMGSWAYATHLDANPEFAENVLGYSEFPAIEGGKGDPANLAGNTNNFYSITKNTRYPEEAGEFLKLMYSDEFVQEQIAIGNLPTTTNTEEFLDEASNPEYAKYQFDLVKDAPHFQLSWDQAYPPEATVTIHTAVAQFFSGQIDEDGFIKAMQSL, from the coding sequence ATGAACAACCGAACCTGGATGTCCCGCAGTCTTGCAGGCACCGCGGTCCTGATGCTCGGCCTCACCCTCGCAGGGTGCGGCGGTGGAGGCGGCGACGCGTCCAGCCGGCCCGAGAACGAGCTGCACCTGGCCGTGTACGGCGATGCCAGCAACAAGGTCGAGCAGGCCATGGTGGACAAGTTCAACCAGACCTCCGACGTCAAGGTCGTGCTCGACACGATCCCCGGCGCGGACTACCAGACCAAGCTGCAGACCATCATCGACACCGATTCCGCTCCGGACATCTTCTTCAACTGGGGTGGGGGCAGCATCGCGAACTTCGTGAAGGCCGATCTGCTGATGCCCCTCGACGACCTGATCGAGGAGGACCCGCAGCTGAAGGACGCCTTCCTGCCGTCGGTCTTCGACACGGCCGTCATCGACGACAAGAGCTACGGCATCCCGATGCGCGGAACCCAGCCCGTGATGCTCTTCAACAACTCCGACGTGCTCAAGCAGGCCGGCATCGATGCCCCTCCCGCCACCTGGGACGACCTCCTGGACGACGTCGAGAAGCTGAAGGCGGCCGGCGTGACGCCGATCGCGCTCGGCGGCGCCGACCAGTGGCCCACCCAGATGTGGTTCCAGTACGTCTTCGACCGCGTGGCCGGTGAGGGCCTGTTCCAGTCGGCGCTCGACGGCGACACGGACGTGTGGGACTCCGAGGAGAGCCGCGAGGCGCTCGGCAAGCTGCGCGAACTGATCGACGCAGGTGCCTTCGGCACCAACTTCGACTCCGTCAAGTTCACCGACGGCGGGTCTCCCACCCTGCTCTCCAGCGGCCGGGCAGGCTTCGAGCTCATGGGTTCGTGGGCCTACGCGACGCACCTGGATGCCAACCCCGAGTTCGCGGAGAACGTCCTCGGCTACAGCGAGTTCCCCGCCATCGAGGGCGGGAAGGGCGACCCCGCCAACCTCGCCGGCAACACGAACAACTTCTACTCGATCACCAAGAACACCCGATACCCCGAGGAGGCCGGTGAGTTCCTGAAGCTCATGTACTCGGACGAGTTCGTGCAGGAGCAGATCGCCATCGGCAACCTGCCCACCACCACCAACACGGAGGAGTTCCTCGACGAGGCCTCCAACCCGGAGTACGCGAAGTACCAGTTCGACCTCGTGAAGGACGCGCCCCACTTCCAGCTCTCCTGGGACCAGGCCTACCCGCCCGAGGCAACGGTGACCATCCACACCGCCGTGGCCCAGTTCTTCAGCGGCCAGATCGATGAAGACGGCTTCATCAAGGCCATGCAGAGTCTCTAG
- a CDS encoding LacI family DNA-binding transcriptional regulator, translating to MSIPAEEPRVTLAQLATAAGVSLSTISKVLNGRADVSPKTRAKVEVLLEEHGYRRRKVSAARAALVELVFHELESAWALELIRGVENVAREHGMSVVLTETGTRHAPGTEWIEGVMSRRPAGVVLVFSDLPQDFRSKLDARSIPFVIIDPAGDPSPDVPSVGSANWSGGMMATRHLIDLGHTRIAAISGPEDMMCSLARIDGYRSAMGMASLPIDPDFIRYGNFHVDGGRDHAFSLLRSPHPPTAIFAGSDLQALGVLDAARQIGLRVPDELSIVGYDDLQLAQWSSPALTTVHQPLIQMAEEATRMVLRLRDGERPNNLRLDLATSLVVRQSTAAPSERAGQAA from the coding sequence ATGTCGATTCCGGCGGAAGAACCGCGCGTCACCCTCGCTCAGCTCGCGACGGCGGCGGGCGTTTCCCTGTCCACGATCTCCAAGGTTCTCAATGGACGAGCCGACGTGTCACCGAAAACGCGAGCGAAAGTTGAGGTGCTCCTCGAGGAGCATGGCTACCGGCGCCGCAAGGTGTCCGCGGCCAGGGCGGCACTCGTGGAGCTGGTCTTCCACGAGCTGGAGAGCGCCTGGGCGCTCGAACTGATCCGGGGCGTCGAGAATGTCGCACGCGAGCACGGCATGAGCGTGGTCCTGACGGAGACGGGCACCCGGCATGCTCCCGGCACCGAGTGGATCGAGGGCGTGATGTCGCGGCGGCCCGCCGGCGTCGTCCTCGTGTTCTCCGACCTCCCGCAGGACTTCCGCAGCAAGCTGGACGCCCGCTCCATCCCCTTCGTCATCATCGATCCGGCGGGAGACCCCTCCCCCGATGTCCCGTCCGTGGGCTCGGCCAACTGGTCGGGCGGCATGATGGCGACCCGCCACCTGATCGACCTCGGACACACGAGGATCGCCGCGATCAGCGGACCCGAGGACATGATGTGCTCCCTGGCCCGGATCGACGGCTACCGCTCCGCCATGGGCATGGCCTCCCTGCCGATCGATCCGGACTTCATCCGCTACGGGAACTTCCACGTGGACGGCGGACGGGACCACGCGTTCTCCCTGCTGCGCAGCCCCCACCCCCCGACGGCGATCTTCGCGGGCAGCGATCTGCAGGCGCTGGGCGTGCTCGACGCCGCCCGCCAGATCGGGCTCCGGGTACCGGACGAGCTGTCGATCGTGGGCTACGACGACCTGCAGCTGGCACAGTGGTCCAGCCCTGCCCTGACCACCGTCCACCAGCCGCTCATCCAGATGGCGGAGGAGGCCACGCGCATGGTGCTGCGGCTGCGGGACGGTGAGCGCCCGAACAACCTCCGGCTGGACCTCGCCACGAGCCTCGT